CTTGAGTATCCAAAATCATAATCAGAGTCATCATCACCATTCTCATCTTCAACTTCAGCAGAATTATTACCCATAGAGAAAAAATGATGAGAACAGTTAAGATTATAATCTTCCTCTGAAAACGTCTCAccaatatcagaaataaattcaGTGCCCTTGAGTGAATCATAAGGAAGCTTTACATGTTTAATCTGCTCAGCACACCTTCTCCCCaaatattcttttaatctaatatTGAAACATCCGCGCAGGTCAAGTGACTCGAGTTTAGGACAACCATCAAGAATGGCTTCTAAGCCAATGTTAGTCAtccagcttccaataagctcTAGGTGGTGTAATCCTGGCAAGTATTTACCAATGGCAATGGCATGTTTACTATAATCCTTCCCATAAGAAGGATTAACGTATACTTTATGAACAAAAGAGTTCAGTTTCAATGTTTTGAAAAGAGGGCAACATCGCCCCAATGCTTCCATACAACTTTCAAGGGATTTGAAGTATGTCTGTGTTAGATCAAGCTCCTCCAACAATGGAAGCTTTTCAATAGCTTCAACCAATTCATTATCGGAAACAAATGAACATGAAGCCAATCGAAGGCGTTTGATCTGTCTTGAACTGTTGTAAAGGGAATGAAAGTAATCAAATACTGTAAGAATCTCAATGGCACTATGTTCAATCAAAGTTGTGACCAATCTAACTACAAATTACTAAACATAAAACATGACCCAAATGCTGAAAATAACCCAAAAGGCAACATTAATTTCTTTTCATTGATAAATTTAATCACACCAATTACCCAATTTCGATATCAACATGTATGCATTTACCCAAAAAGCAACATCAATTTCGATagttaaaaatcaaattaaggAATCATGAAAAACATTCTCTTTAAAAAGGGGAAATTATCAAATCAAAACACAATACCCAATTGCAGTTAGAACCAGTTTAATCACTTATTTTCATTATGATAAAAATGGAAGtggagtaaaaaaaaaaaaaaaatacctagcAGTGATGTACAGAAGCTGTTGGTCGAATCGAAAGTCCTCGATGCTGATATCAACTATTTGGCCACAACTCCGGTCGATAATGTAGCGGTAGATCTTTTGCACGTCCGACCTAAAACCAAGGAAATCATCAGGATCGCCATTTTTCCGTATATCAATGGTTCGCCACATGAGAGGGTCCTTACAAATATCAAGCCACAACTTGCAAACCATCTGACCACTCTTCAGGATTTCGATCGCACCCAGACGAGAAAGAATCGACGCTGTCACGTCGCGGGGCAATTCTAGCCAGTTCCGTACTTCTTTCGGCGGAGAAGGAGAAGGCTCAGTTGAGGAAGACGCCATGGACGATGGCAGAGAACTTGGCGTGCAAAAGGGGCTCCAAGTTCGGAATTTAAATTTGTTCAAACTAATTTACataatatatactatttttttttaagttatatttacACACACTAAAAATAtgagggaaatttgattttctatacttaaaaatgttcaaatttttttttttgaaccaatacattttatactatgaaaaatatgacacttttttcaaaactccaaaaatacccccctctatctactttgtctctctctctcgaaccgaacaaaaaaaaacatatggtccgatggtcggtccagatggtccgatggggtccgaccaatcgaaccccatcggaccatgtggtccgaccatcggaccatgtgcctctctctcttcgttttcctcaaattgaaaaaaaagggcatatggtccgatggtcggaccacatggtccgatggggtccgaccaatcggacccatcagaccatgtggtccgaccatcggaccatatgttttttttctttttttctgttcggtccgagagagagacgaagagagtgAGAGGGGGCGGTACAGTGGGTGGGTGGTGGTGCGTTTGGGGGTGGGGGCGGTGAAATGGTGGGGGCGGTCAAGTGGGCGGTCACTCACtgtgagagagaggaagagagaggggcaTTTTCGTGGGGTTCGGGGTCGCCGGTTCTGGTTGGTCGGGGTTGAGCGTCGACGGCGTGGGTGGTCTGCCGTGGGTGTGTGGGTGCGGCACCGagcgagagagaaagagagaaagagaggcgaaagagagagagggctgATGGTTtcagggggggggggggggaggtATTGTGGGAATTAAGAAAATGCTATCCTATTTTACCAATATTCCCTATTTTaagtttagggaaaaaattatTGCAACTATAACTACAcctcaaaaatttaattacatatttaacttattatttcaaaaatggatAAATACTTATTTGGTatcttgtgttttgttaaaatGCATAATTggtaatttatattttgaataatGATCAATTAATACCCTTAATTTGTAAAAACTATCCACTTTAGTACTAAATAATTTAGGGAA
This region of Cannabis sativa cultivar Pink pepper isolate KNU-18-1 chromosome 7, ASM2916894v1, whole genome shotgun sequence genomic DNA includes:
- the LOC115698000 gene encoding F-box protein SKIP19 — encoded protein: MASSSTEPSPSPPKEVRNWLELPRDVTASILSRLGAIEILKSGQMVCKLWLDICKDPLMWRTIDIRKNGDPDDFLGFRSDVQKIYRYIIDRSCGQIVDISIEDFRFDQQLLYITASSRQIKRLRLASCSFVSDNELVEAIEKLPLLEELDLTQTYFKSLESCMEALGRCCPLFKTLKLNSFVHKVYVNPSYGKDYSKHAIAIGKYLPGLHHLELIGSWMTNIGLEAILDGCPKLESLDLRGCFNIRLKEYLGRRCAEQIKHVKLPYDSLKGTEFISDIGETFSEEDYNLNCSHHFFSMGNNSAEVEDENGDDDSDYDFGYSSEDDFLDNDDSMSINYDYDDFLDYDDFTAYDDDDEDDEDDDDDTDDDDDDDTDDYDDDD